In Pseudomonas poae, a single genomic region encodes these proteins:
- a CDS encoding ABC transporter substrate-binding protein → MSENNNKMTQAMHRRDFLKHSAVAGAVAAAFSMGLTLPAFAEDATPKPGGVLRLGLAGGSTTDSRDPGSWVDTFTFVGFSAVYNTLTEIAVDGTAIPELAERFESTPDARVWTFYLRQGVTFHNGKSLTADDVVASINHHLSKDSTSAAKTVLGDVASVSAKGSDAVVFELHSGNADFAYVVADYHLVIMPAKDGAADWQAGVGTSGYRLKSFEPGVRMDLERNPDYWKPGRAHFASAELLAIADGAARVNALVTGQVDVINKVDLKTVALLKRNPSLVIEETKGAQHYTFPMLCDSNEFKNNDIRMAMKHAINRETLLASVLHGYGLVGNDHPIQPGSRFINAALEQRTYDPDKSRFYLRKAGVESLKVRLQASDAAYTGAIDASVLFKEQARQAGIDIDVVREPADGFFSNVWMKQPFTTSFWYSSLTADRMFSIGYAKGAAWNETHWDNARFNQLLTAARGEMNAPLRQEMYNEMQALCRDDGGAIVPLFASSVAARSNRVSHGPLTAPYGELDGLRLIERWWQA, encoded by the coding sequence GTGAGCGAAAACAACAACAAAATGACTCAAGCAATGCACCGACGAGACTTCCTCAAACACAGCGCCGTGGCCGGTGCGGTGGCGGCAGCGTTTTCCATGGGCCTGACGCTTCCGGCCTTTGCCGAAGACGCCACACCCAAGCCCGGCGGCGTGCTGCGCCTGGGCCTGGCGGGCGGTAGTACTACGGACTCCCGCGATCCGGGTTCGTGGGTCGACACGTTCACCTTTGTCGGCTTCTCGGCGGTGTACAACACGCTGACTGAAATTGCCGTCGACGGCACCGCGATTCCCGAACTGGCCGAGCGTTTCGAATCCACGCCGGATGCGCGGGTGTGGACCTTCTACTTGCGCCAAGGCGTGACCTTCCACAACGGCAAAAGCCTCACCGCCGACGACGTAGTGGCTTCGATCAATCACCACCTGAGCAAGGACTCCACCTCAGCCGCCAAGACCGTGCTCGGCGATGTCGCCAGCGTCAGTGCCAAGGGCAGCGATGCGGTAGTGTTCGAACTGCATTCGGGCAACGCCGACTTCGCCTACGTGGTCGCTGATTATCACCTGGTGATCATGCCCGCCAAAGACGGCGCCGCCGATTGGCAGGCGGGTGTAGGCACCAGCGGCTATCGCCTGAAAAGCTTCGAGCCCGGCGTGCGCATGGACCTGGAGCGCAACCCCGATTACTGGAAACCGGGCAGGGCGCATTTCGCCAGTGCCGAACTGCTGGCCATCGCCGACGGCGCCGCACGGGTCAATGCGCTGGTCACCGGGCAAGTGGATGTGATCAACAAGGTCGACCTGAAAACCGTGGCCTTGCTCAAGCGCAATCCGAGCCTAGTCATCGAAGAAACCAAAGGCGCCCAGCACTACACCTTCCCGATGCTGTGCGACAGCAACGAGTTCAAGAACAACGACATCCGCATGGCGATGAAACATGCGATCAACCGCGAGACCCTGCTGGCCTCGGTGCTGCACGGCTATGGGCTGGTGGGTAATGACCATCCGATCCAGCCGGGCAGCCGCTTTATCAACGCCGCTCTGGAGCAGCGCACCTACGATCCGGACAAGTCGCGTTTCTATCTGCGCAAAGCGGGTGTGGAGTCGCTCAAGGTACGCCTGCAAGCCTCCGACGCTGCGTATACCGGGGCGATAGACGCCTCGGTGTTGTTCAAGGAACAGGCGCGTCAGGCGGGTATCGATATCGACGTCGTACGTGAACCCGCCGACGGGTTCTTCTCCAATGTGTGGATGAAGCAGCCGTTCACCACGTCGTTCTGGTACAGCAGCTTGACGGCCGACCGCATGTTCAGCATCGGCTATGCCAAGGGTGCGGCATGGAATGAGACCCACTGGGACAACGCGCGCTTCAACCAACTGCTGACCGCCGCCCGTGGCGAGATGAACGCACCGCTGCGCCAAGAGATGTACAACGAAATGCAGGCCCTGTGCCGGGATGATGGCGGGGCGATCGTGCCGTTGTTTGCCAGTTCTGTGGCGGCGCGGTCGAACCGGGTCAGTCATGGGCCACTGACGGCGCCTTACGGCGAGTTGGACGGCTTGCGGCTGATCGAGCGGTGGTGGCAGGCCTAG
- a CDS encoding ABC transporter ATP-binding protein: MDKPLLEIRNLQIEGHYEDAWHPLIKGIDLTLQRGEVLGLIGESGAGKSTLGLAAMGYARDGCRIVGGSVCFDGIQLLQAKPEALRKLRGLRIAYVAQSAAASFNPAHRLIDQHVETAVINGGVSRAQAEREAVELYRVLRLPNPETIGQRYPHQVSGGQLQRVMTAMAMACHPDLIIFDEPTTALDVTTQIEVLAAIRDAVKTFGSAALYISHDLAVVAQMADRIMVLRHGKLVEEADTRSMLSQPQQDYTKSLWAVRSFRTEPKACPVQEVPLLEVRQVSASYGHQPVLHDVSMKLYRGQTLAVIGESGSGKSSTARLITGLLPATAGQVLYDGEALPVDFRRRSKEQLRRVQMIYQIPDTALNPRQRIVDIIGRPLTFYLGLKGKAMRARVAELLEMIELDPAVYMERQPRELSGGQKQRICIARALAADPQLIICDEVTSALDQLVAEGVLKLLNRIQQQLGVAYLFITHDVATVRAIADEVVVMQRGRVVDQGSRSAIFTPPYQDYTGLLFSSEPEMDPDWLDHLLAQRAAHTV, translated from the coding sequence ATGGACAAGCCATTGCTGGAAATCCGCAACCTGCAGATTGAAGGGCATTACGAAGACGCATGGCACCCGCTGATCAAGGGGATCGACCTGACCTTGCAGCGTGGCGAAGTGTTGGGGCTGATTGGTGAGTCGGGGGCGGGTAAGTCCACCCTCGGCCTGGCGGCGATGGGCTACGCCCGGGACGGTTGCCGAATTGTGGGTGGCTCGGTGTGTTTTGACGGCATTCAATTGTTGCAGGCCAAGCCAGAAGCGCTGCGCAAATTGCGTGGACTGCGCATTGCCTATGTGGCGCAGAGCGCTGCCGCCTCGTTTAACCCGGCCCATCGTCTGATTGACCAGCATGTGGAAACGGCGGTGATCAATGGAGGAGTCAGTCGTGCCCAGGCCGAGCGTGAAGCGGTGGAGCTGTACCGCGTGCTGCGCCTGCCCAACCCGGAGACCATCGGCCAGCGCTACCCCCATCAAGTGTCTGGTGGGCAGTTGCAGCGGGTGATGACGGCCATGGCGATGGCCTGCCACCCGGACCTGATCATCTTCGACGAACCCACCACCGCTCTCGACGTTACCACTCAGATCGAAGTGCTGGCGGCGATTCGCGATGCGGTGAAAACCTTCGGCAGCGCTGCGCTGTACATCAGCCATGACTTGGCGGTGGTCGCGCAGATGGCCGATCGCATCATGGTGCTGCGCCACGGCAAGCTGGTGGAAGAGGCTGACACCCGCAGCATGCTCAGCCAACCGCAGCAGGACTACACCAAATCCCTGTGGGCGGTGCGCAGTTTTCGCACCGAACCCAAGGCGTGTCCGGTCCAGGAAGTACCGCTGCTGGAGGTACGCCAAGTCAGTGCCAGCTACGGGCATCAACCGGTGCTGCACGACGTCTCGATGAAGCTGTATCGCGGCCAGACCCTGGCGGTGATCGGCGAGTCTGGCAGCGGTAAAAGCTCAACGGCGCGGCTGATTACCGGGCTGCTGCCCGCCACGGCAGGGCAGGTGCTGTACGACGGTGAGGCACTGCCGGTGGATTTTCGGCGGCGCAGCAAGGAGCAGTTGCGGCGTGTGCAGATGATCTACCAGATCCCCGATACCGCCTTGAACCCGCGCCAGCGCATCGTCGATATCATCGGCCGGCCGCTGACGTTCTACCTCGGCCTCAAGGGTAAGGCCATGCGCGCACGCGTTGCCGAATTGCTGGAGATGATCGAACTGGACCCGGCGGTGTACATGGAGCGTCAGCCGCGCGAATTGTCTGGCGGGCAGAAACAGCGCATCTGCATCGCCCGCGCCCTTGCAGCCGACCCGCAGTTGATCATCTGCGACGAAGTCACTTCGGCCCTGGATCAACTGGTGGCCGAGGGCGTGTTGAAACTGCTCAATCGCATCCAGCAACAGCTTGGCGTGGCCTATCTGTTTATCACCCATGACGTCGCTACCGTGCGCGCCATCGCCGACGAAGTGGTGGTGATGCAGCGGGGCAGGGTAGTGGACCAGGGCAGCCGCAGTGCGATTTTCACCCCGCCGTACCAGGACTACACCGGCCTGCTGTTTTCATCGGAACCGGAGATGGACCCAGACTGGCTCGATCATCTGCTGGCCCAACGGGCGGCGCACACTGTTTGA